The region CAACTACAAGCAAGGACTCAAGAGCCCTTTGACTCCTGGCACTGTCAACTCAGCACACACTTATCGGGAGGAGTGGCCCATACTTTGCCCACTGCGGGCACTGGGGCGGACTGCCAGGTTTCTGGACTGTAAAGCAGAGCCCTTTGATCCCTAGTTTGAGGGGGATGTTGCCAGTCAAATTCCCAGTCTTGGTGAACTGGAACAAAGCgaagagagtgagagaccctgtcctgcagatgggacaGTAGTTCCTTCCTACTGGATCTTGTTTAGATGGTGGACTCTCCTTCATGGACCAATCATATTGGTGTGTGAGCTAGTCAGAGTTCTCTCTACACATTCAGCAAACATTTAATGAGCACCTACcatgggccaggcatggtgggtgcAAAAAGTCAGTTAGCAAGCCAAACCGTATTTCTAATGCTTTGGGGGGAAACTCAAAAGGGACCTTAGAATAGTCAAGTCAAGGGATGATGCACTGTGTGGGTCCTACAGCTCGGTCCAGGTTAGGTGCTGCTGAAAGGGAGTCTGCTCATAGGGCAGCTGGGCCGCTGGGCACAGTTGCTTGCTCTGGGGTTTCCTGGGAGGAGTGGCACCAGCCTCCCTGCTGTCCTGATGGGCTAATCTTGAAGTGATGTCCCTAGGCTCATTCTAAGGAGAGGGCATTGTGTGAACTCATCCTGGACCAGGTGCATATTTACAGGCCTCCCACAAGTGCACCAGTCCATTGCCCATAGGGGCTAGTTCACATCTGAGAAGCCAGTACTGAACAGGTCCCTTTAGGCAGCGCCACTTCCAGGATGGTCAGCTGGGAGGAAATGTAAGATGAGGTACCATGGCAAGATTGGAAGGGACCCCAGAAAGCATCATGCCAAAAGGATGAACACGCAGAGGGCAGCTGGGAGGGGTGCAAAGTATCGCCTTGACATTTAATTATTAATTCTGCCTGGGTCTCACAAGAACCAGGCCACACGACTCACACACAATGAGTTCAATACAGGCTCTGGGCCCCAACTCTACCTCTACCCCTTCTAGCTTTAAGGGTGGGGGCGAAGCTTGAACTGGACTGAGACTGACCTGGAATGTTGGTGTTCCTACTTTTCTGCTACCCAGGCTCTGCACCCTGCCTCTTCTGCCCCCTGCCATCATGACCTGTGTGGCAAGACTGAGATTGCCAGTCCCCTCCTACTTCCTCTGTTCATCCTCTTGCCTTTCAGGGTCCCTGGTGGCCCTCCCTTCTAGTTCCCTAAACTCTTGCCAAACTGCCcttcgggggggggggttacTCCACCCCGGCAGTTTTGTCCTGGATGACCTCCGCCGACATTCTGTGGACCTACAATACGCGGTCCTTCAGACGGAGGGCTCCATCCCCACCTCGACCGTCATCATCAACGAGGCCAGCGGTAGCCGCACCATCCTGCACGCCTACAGGTTTGTACAGCTGTCTGCGCTTCGCGAGCTGCTGTCGCTGCTGTCGCTATGCTCGTAGGACAGGACCTTTCTTCTTTCACAGGCCCGTGTGCGCCAGTGCACCCTTCCCACTCCTGGGGGAGGTCTAGGCTATGTGTAGCTCTAACCTGTGTCTCCTTGCCCTCTCCCTGGCTCGGGTCCCTCCCCCAAAAGCTTCCTGGTGGCTGACTTCAAGCAGAGGGGCGTGGATGTGTCTCAAGTGGCctggcagagccagggagatacCCCTTGCTCTTGCTGCATCGTCAACAACTCCAATGGCTCCCGTACCATAATACTCTACGACACGTAAGGGCCCCTTGGCCTTGCCCTACCACAACCCACCAATCAGTGCCCACTCTGACCACTGGGCAAACCAATGGCTTAACGCCCATGGCTTCTCTACACCAGAAATTGTCCCCATGACAAACTGTTgggaaatttttttaattgttttcaatTAGGGGAAAAGAGAGGTGGGAAGGGGTCAGCTCTGCCCTGCTTGGTAATTTGTTCTTGCCCAGCACAAGGGTGGGCAAGCAGGCAGACCTGTAAAACTGTAATTGATGATATGATTGCTTCAAAATTAGTCAATCAGCAGCTTGGGTCTGGgtgtgggagatggagacaaCCCATATAAATAAAGCCTTGAAGGGCTAAGGGACCCACTGGGATTTCTAGGGCCTGCAGCATGGCATCAAGGAGCTGAGGTTTGGGCCCCTCCAAAGGTCCTGGTAGGATGAAACCAAACCGCACACACCACTGGTATGCACGgctgaaggaaggggaaagggaacgCCAGATCAGCGGGTCAGGACTGTCTAATAATACACAGACGAGCATTCCTTCCGAGTCCCACTCCCAGGTGCCTCCTGGACAAACCCAGAAATTCAGTTTAGCAAGAACCCCAGTACATGGCAGATACTAGACAAAGGCTGGTAGGGGGACAAGGCTAAGGGCCCAGGGTTCACGCCTTCCTTACTACCGAGCATGCCCCCTGGGCCTAGGTAAGCTAAGTACATCTCAAAAGTGAGCATTCACATATTAAAGGTGACTTTCAGATTAGTTGATCTTTGTCATCTGCTTGATAAGCAAGTGTTGATCAGCAGCAACTCTGATCAAGGACGCACGTGGTacagcagaaacaggaggagccCGGGAGAAGTGTTCATTGCCTCTGGCCTGGGTCCAGGTATATTCTCGTACATCGCTCCAACTGCAGCAGGCCCCGGAGGCTAAGGACTTTCAGTCCTGTGTACCGATGAGAAAGCAGTCTCAGAAAGGTCCACGCCACTAGCGAAGTGGATGGAAGGTGCCGTGCGCGCACTACAGAGGTCGCAGGCTGTGCGATCAAGGCGTGTCGAGGCCAACGCTTTCCTGGGTTTCCACACCTAGACCAGCCAAACATGAACTCTTCCTCAGAGTGCCAACTTTGACCTTAGGGATGAAGTGTAAAGCGCAGCTCGGGACAACGTGTTCCCTCACTGGCAAGTTCCCAGctggacactgtcactaaggaaAGTTCGGGCTGGGCTGCCTTGGGCTTTGTAATTCGCGGGGCCATTGCACGCTGGGAGCTGTGTGCTCCAGCGAAGGGCCTTCTGGGAAACGTAGTTTCTTGCACTCTAGGGGCTGTGATTTCCGAGGAACGCTGAGGGGGACTGTCACAGGTCGCAGTTGTGTTTATCCTTAGATAACGTTAAACACCTaaattccaaaacaaacaaacaaacaaaaatcccgtAGCAAAGTGGGACAGGGCCCAGCCCTGTGCTTCCCAGCTTCCTTCCATGCTGCAGGTATCGGCTACCAGGCACAGGGTCCGGTCAGAGAACCTAGCCATGGTTGACCTCACCAcgcttctctttccttcctgtctggtGATGTAGGAACCTGCCAGATGTGTCTGCCAAGGACTTTGAGAAGGTTGATCTGACCCGGTTCAAGTGGATCCACATTGAGGCAAGCCCTGCCCCACCTGTGTTACTAGGGGCTTAGCCTGCCATGGCCAGCCTCTTCCATGATTTCTTTGAACCATGGAGTACTATCAGGATAATGAATAgccctccccccttcctctccaccctTTCTTATGTTTTcctctgaggaaactgaggtgcaGAAAGACAGGGGATACATCATATAGGCACCAGGCAAAGGTCAAGGCTGGCTCCCTCCTGATATTGGCCTCTGCTGGCTGCTTAGGAGTTGACTTCTTTCACTTCTGAGGAGACATGAAGGAGAGGGCCTGAAGGGAACTAGAACCTTCTTTTGAAGGGAGAAGTTTTAGGATCCAGATGGGAGGAAGCCTTGAGAAGTCCAGGCTTGTCATTTGACTTAATGTAGTTTCTTCTCGTGTCTCTCCACCTCCTATCTCTTCCTATCTCCATCTCCTCTTCACTTTCtcacctcttttctctcttctctctttgttctctctctctctccctctcctctcactctccctctGTTTGTCcctttgggatttttgttgtttgtttgttttggtttttgttttgttttgttttttgagacacggtctgaCTGTAGGCCAGgcagactttgaactcacagcgatcggACCGACTCAGTTTCTGTATgctggattagaggtgtgcgccaccacacccagttgccctttgctttcttgtttctttctccaCCACGGCCTTTCCAGGGTCTTAGTATGTAGGTCAGCTTGATCCAGAATTCACAGTccttcctgcctcaatctcccaagTGCTTTGGTCACAGGCGTGCAAAGTCCAGCCTCTTTTATTCTTCAGTCTcaatttcaaaatggaaaatTAGGCTGATCAGGTCTGCCAGGCCCATGACAGTCCTAGAATTATGCTTCTCCAGTGGAATTCTAGCCCATGTTCCTCCTacccctctccctcctcacccAGAGTTCCTGAtaacagggagggaagaaggaactcTTAGCAGCCAGGCTCTGATCTGCCTCGTCCTGCCCCAGGGCCGGAATGCATCAGAACAGGTGAAGATGCTGCAGCGGATCGAACAGTACAATGCCAAGCAGCCTCTGTCCCAGAGAGTTCGGGTGTCCGTGGAGATCGAGAAACCCCGGGAAGAGCTCTTCCAGCTGTTTTGCTATGGTGAGGTGGTAAGTGCCCTGCAGCTTCTCTTGGTCACCTCTAGCTGACTGGATTCTTAAGAGAACTAGAGAGGACCCTGGTCCTGCCTACCAGGCTCTGAGTATCAGCTTGGCAGCTCCCAGCAGGTCACAGCTCCTCGGTTATGGTAGCTGGAAGTAGCTCAAAAGTAGAGCGTTCCTACTTAGGTAAATACATAGGAGTGAGGATGGACAGAACGCAGACAGCCATGGGCATCTCCTTGCACCCCATCCTCCACCCCCAGTCTTTCCCTCTGCAAAATGAAGAAGGGAACCTCTGTGCTCTGAGGTTCCCAGTTGTTTTgtgtccctccccccccccccccataggtgGCAGGTTGTGAGAGCCATAGCAATGagaggagggtgaggaggagCCTGGTACAAAGAAGATTTAGACAGGACTGTGTGTAAGGGAACTTAGGCGATAATCCCGGGATCACAGCTAAAGCTAGTTGGACACTGTCTGGACGCTGTTCATTGGCCTTGGTGCACAGTTTAAAATATGTCAGGCTgatcctccctcccccagaaCTGTCTCTAGGGACTCTAATATGAAGCCACTGTGGAGAGGGCTCTAGAGCCCCGGATGCCTTATTTTACTGATGAAGAAACTCTCCCTGAAGGGTTAGGCTGTGCAGGGAGCAGACAAAACAGAACCCACACTTGAGAGCCAGTCTGGTTTGATTTCACCCCAAGATGGCGCTCCAGGCTCTTTCTGGGTTTTGAATTACCTCAGCCCATAATAAAAATAGCAGGCCCACGGTGTCACAATTCACAGACTGTATTTTAGCACAGCTTAAGCAAGCATAAAATGCGTCCCTGTGGGCTGTGTCCCTGTGGGATGCCACGCGAGGCATTTACGTGACTTAAGTCGGAAGTGCTGTGCCAGAAGAGGTTATAACCTGGAGGGAACACTGACCGGCTGTAGCGAGTGACTCATTAGAGTGACTGCCCACAGGTGTTTGTCAGCAAAGATGTGGCCAAGCACCTGGGGTTCCAGTCAGCCGCAGAGGCCCTCAGAGGCTTGTATGGTCGTGTGAAGAAAGGGTGAGTGGGAAGGCCAGGGAGGAGCCTGAGGGGGCTGGGGGATGAAGGGGATCAACACCCACTGAGTGGGTCTTACAGGGCTACACTGGTCTGCGCCTGGGCTGAGGAGGGCGCCGATGCCCTGGGCCCTGATGGCCAACTGCTGCACTCGGATGCCTTCCCACCGCCCCGAGTAGTAGACaccctgggggctggagacacCTTCAACGCCTCTGTTATCTTCAGCCTTTCGAAGGGTGAGTCCCTCAGCATGGGAACAGGGCAGGCTGGGCCCGTCCCTCTCTGAATGCCAGGCTGAACCTGCCACTTGTCTCCTCGCCAGGAaacagcatgcaggaggccctgagATTCGGCTGCCAAGTGGCTGGCAGGAAGTGCGGCCTGCAGGGCTTTGAGGGCATTGTGTGAGAGGTGGGCAGTAAGAGGCACCAGCTCAACACCTCAGAGGCTGGCACCATTGCCTGCCATTGCCTTTTCCACTTCAGCCATCCTGGCATCCAGCTGCCCCGTTTCCTGGGCAGGTGGCGTCTGCGGAGAGAACTCTGTCTGTGTTCATGTTTCTGGATACCTCCAACTCCATCTGTAGATGCTCGGAGCAAATAAACCTTCCCCAAGCCAGCTTTG is a window of Microtus pennsylvanicus isolate mMicPen1 chromosome 21, mMicPen1.hap1, whole genome shotgun sequence DNA encoding:
- the Khk gene encoding ketohexokinase isoform X3, producing the protein MEEKQILCVGLVVLDIINVVDKYPEEDTDRRCLSQRWQRGGNASNSCTVLSLLGARCAFMGSLAPGHVADFLVADFKQRGVDVSQVAWQSQGDTPCSCCIVNNSNGSRTIILYDTNLPDVSAKDFEKVDLTRFKWIHIEGRNASEQVKMLQRIEQYNAKQPLSQRVRVSVEIEKPREELFQLFCYGEVVFVSKDVAKHLGFQSAAEALRGLYGRVKKGATLVCAWAEEGADALGPDGQLLHSDAFPPPRVVDTLGAGDTFNASVIFSLSKGNSMQEALRFGCQVAGRKCGLQGFEGIV
- the Khk gene encoding ketohexokinase isoform X1 translates to MWWTSTPRRTRIAGAYPRDGNVEATRPTPALFFLCSEPAAPSWAHWPLAMLPRSLVALPSSSLNSCQTALRGGGLLHPGSFVLDDLRRHSVDLQYAVLQTEGSIPTSTVIINEASGSRTILHAYRNLPDVSAKDFEKVDLTRFKWIHIEGRNASEQVKMLQRIEQYNAKQPLSQRVRVSVEIEKPREELFQLFCYGEVVFVSKDVAKHLGFQSAAEALRGLYGRVKKGATLVCAWAEEGADALGPDGQLLHSDAFPPPRVVDTLGAGDTFNASVIFSLSKGNSMQEALRFGCQVAGRKCGLQGFEGIV
- the Khk gene encoding ketohexokinase isoform X5 yields the protein MEEKQILCVGLVVLDIINVVDKYPEEDTDRRCLSQRWQRGGNASNSCTVLSLLGARCAFMGSLAPGHVADFVLDDLRRHSVDLQYAVLQTEGSIPTSTVIINEASGSRTILHAYSFLVADFKQRGVDVSQVAWQSQGDTPCSCCIVNNSNGSRTIILYDTNLPDVSAKDFEKVDLTRFKWIHIEGRNASEQVKMLQRIEQYNAKQPLSQRVRVSVEIEKPREELFQLFCYGEVVFVSKDVAKHLGFQSAAEALRGLYGRVKKGATLVCAWAEEGADALGPDGQLLHSDAFPPPRVVDTLGAGDTFNASVIFSLSKGNSMQEALRFGCQVAGRKCGLQGFEGIV
- the Khk gene encoding ketohexokinase isoform X2; the encoded protein is MEEKQILCVGLVVLDIINVVDKYPEEDTDRRCLSQRWQRGGNASNSCTVLSLLGARCAFMGSLAPGHVADFVLDDLRRHSVDLQYAVLQTEGSIPTSTVIINEASGSRTILHAYRNLPDVSAKDFEKVDLTRFKWIHIEGRNASEQVKMLQRIEQYNAKQPLSQRVRVSVEIEKPREELFQLFCYGEVVFVSKDVAKHLGFQSAAEALRGLYGRVKKGATLVCAWAEEGADALGPDGQLLHSDAFPPPRVVDTLGAGDTFNASVIFSLSKGNSMQEALRFGCQVAGRKCGLQGFEGIV
- the Khk gene encoding ketohexokinase isoform X4, which gives rise to MEEKQILCVGLVVLDIINVVDKYPEEDTDRRCLSQRWQRGGNASNSCTVLSLLGARCAFMGSLAPGHVAENLPDVSAKDFEKVDLTRFKWIHIEGRNASEQVKMLQRIEQYNAKQPLSQRVRVSVEIEKPREELFQLFCYGEVVFVSKDVAKHLGFQSAAEALRGLYGRVKKGATLVCAWAEEGADALGPDGQLLHSDAFPPPRVVDTLGAGDTFNASVIFSLSKGNSMQEALRFGCQVAGRKCGLQGFEGIV